ATACAACGTTCACGTTGGTTCGCGTATCAAGGTAAAGCACATGGAGCCCTACATCTTCAGGATGAGATACGACGGCGTCTACCTTTTCGAGGTCAAGAAGATTCTTACGCGGCTCAACCTCGCCGCCAAGCTGATATCATACTACGACCCCAGTGAGGTGCTTGCTGTCTCGACACACGTCTTCGGCATGAAGGCTGTTCAGAAGTTTGCGGAGTTGACTGGTGGCATGGCTATGGCGGGAAAGATGATGGCCGGCATGCTCACCAACAGAACGCTGAAAAACTACACCGAGCCCTCTATCGTGATTATCTCCGACCCCCGCTATGATGCACAGGCCCTCGAAGAGGCAGCAATAGCACGCATTCCCGTGATAGCCATGTGCAGCACAGACAACACATGCTCAAACGTCGACCTCGTGATACCTATGAACAACCGTAGCAGAACATCCCTTCCCTATGCCTTCTGGTATTTGGCGAGACGTGTGCTCGAGGAGAGGGGCCAGCTTACACCCGATTTCGACGCCTTGGTGAAGCCCGAGGACTTTATGGCGCTTCCCAGCTCCGCTGAAACAGAGTAGAGAAAGGCGAGACAACCGTTTCATAACCTCGCCGCAGAAATTCTACATAATATTCCTCATCATAGTCCCTGCCGCGGATAAGCTGCAGCGGAACGCCTGCACCGTGTTTAACCACGTAGCTGACCGATTGGCCCGGTGAAACAGAGGCCCCCATCTGCTTCAGCATCTTGGCCGCCTCCACGTGCTTAATTCGTCTACCATAGCTCTCCACAGGCCCTGACACACTCCTCGTCACAGCCAGCTCCTCGACGCCGACACTGCCGAGGTAAACCATGCGCAGATACCTCTTGAAAATTTCATGACATTCCTCGAGCTTCTGCGGCACATCCCGCGGCGAACAAACCTCGGCCAGCTTGGTGAGAAGCTCCTGCTGCATTCTGCGCACCAGCGGCGGAGTATCTCTTCTCCGTGCCTCGACCCCTCTGCACTTGATTCTGCCGTCGACGTATGCGCCGAAGTATCTGTTGTTGACAGGTCTGCCGGGGCTGGTGCGGGAGTCGAGGAAAGCTATCCACTTGAACGTGCCCTCATACCCAACCGGCAGCCCCAGCCTCTTCTCCAGCGCCTCACCAAACGCTCTATAATCCTCCTCCGACGCATCTCTCCGCCAAATCCATAGACAATCTACTATGCCGTGCAGAACCTTGAACCCGTGTTCCTCGGCGAGCTTGACGCTTCTAAGCAGAGTGTCGCGGGCGAGGGCGCAGACAGCCATATGCGCCTCACGGCTTCCGAACTTCGCTTTCCTGTAGCCGAGATAGCCGAACGATGTTACAAGTATCCACTTCAACGCATCGGCCCTAGCCTTGTAGACCTTGTCACCCCCTTCTTGGTAAAGCCTCTTGTACTCGAGCCGCCGACGAAGAGGCTCTTCGATGGCCCGTGGCACTATGCCCCGCCATTTTCCGCAGACGTGGTAGCCGAGCTCCGGTATGTCGTCGCCGCTGCAGCATCGACAGTTCACGGTCTCGCCGCTGATGTTGTGCTTCAGCATGAGCATGGGGTAGAGGCTGTGGAAATCCAGCTCCCCGACATTCCAGTAAACACCGGGCTGATGGTCGAGTATCCACCCTCCCCTATCAGCTCTTAGAAGCTCCTTCCCAGTCATGCACGTGGGCCTGCCGCATTCAACAGGTATCAACACATCGTTGAGAAAAGCTTGATGATACTGGAGCGAGGTCATGCAGCGGCCGATGGTGTATCGCGCCGCATCCTGCACAGGCAGCTTGGCGACACGCGCCACTTCCACAACCCCGTGAAGACCCGTCTCCCTGTAAAGCATCGAGTTATCCGCATCTATGTGAAGTCTTCCGCGGAGTCTGTAGCCTGAGTAGCTGTGGTAAACTCTTCCATAGCTCATGTAGGAGAAGCCCCTGCTCCTGCCACGCGGGTCCTCTTCACGGCCCAGCCGAAGCTCCACGTTGTTGACACGGGCCCTGTAGCGGAGATAGGGCATGAGAAACGAGTCGCCGCCATATGTGACAACCACATCCACATCAAACTCATCGAGAACATGCACCAGCTCCATGAGAACCTTCTCCTCATCACCGTCGAGAACAATCTCCTCACCGCCGCAGACAACTTTCACGTTTTTGAGGGGATGGATGAAACGTGGAAAAGGCGTCGACGAAGCTACAGTGGCCTCGAGATAAGCAACATGGAGAAAGGAGATGTCGTAGAAGAGGTTGCCGAGGTCCTCGGCCGCATACAGCCTGCCGTCCTTCTCCTCGACAGCGGCTGTCGTAGCGAGTCCGTGGCTGTAGAGAAACTCCTGCGCAGGCGGGAGGTCCACGTTGTAGACACGTATCCCACGGCACCCCCACCTCTCCTCGACAAAGTCGGCGAGAAAACGCTTCTCCGAAGGCGGCGTCTCCGCCTCCAAGGCTTCAACCACCCCAGCCCCCAGAACCTTTTTCACAACCCGTCTAACCACATAACGCTCCCCAAGAACCCTCTCAACCTCTGCTAAAACATCAAGAGGCCCCGCAAAGTAGAGCCGTGGCCACCACCCAACAACCACCCGCACAACACCAGACCTCCGCCTAACCCAAGCCACCACGCCATCGTCACGACACCAAACATCGAGAAGAAACCCATCCACACAAACAAGCAAGCAAACTGAGATAAATTATGAGAGAGCAGTGTGAAAATGCGGCACCAACCTTTATAACATCATCCAACACAGCGTGTCCATGGTTGTTTTCTTTGGAGCGGTGGTGCCGCGCTATGACGTGGATTTTAGAAAAGTTGTGGACACGGTTGTGATGTTTGAGGAGCTTGGTTTCTCATCGGTGTGGGTAACCGACCATCTGCAGCCCCGCCGCGCTTCACGCATCCTCGAGTCATGGACACTTCTCGCAGCGCTCGCGCCTGTGACGGATGCGAGGCTGGGGACGGTTGTGTTATGCTCATGCTACCGCCACCCCTCTCTGCTAGCGAAAATGGCCGCAACCCTTGACACCATCAGCAACGGCCGCCTCGAGCTCGGAGTGGGAACAGGGTCGGAGCCGCAGACAGAGGAGATGCAGGCCCTCGGCATGGAAACATGGCCGCCGAAAGAAAAAATCCAGCGCTTCAAAGAATACGTCGAGGTGCTGAAGCTCCTTCTCTCCGATGGTGGGCCAGTCATCTATGAAGGCAAATTCTACAGTCTACGTGCGGCGCTGAGAAACACACCCTCTATTCAGAAGCCACATCCACCCATATGGATAGGCGCGCGTGGCAGGAAAATGGTGAAGCTGGCGGCTGAGATTGGCGATGGCTGGAACTTCTACGGCGAAACACTTACAGAATACAGGGAAGCTGTCAAACTCTTCGACGATGAATCCGCGAAACTGGGCCGAAAACCGAGCAAAGCCATCTTCACAAACCTACTTCTCTACAAAGACGACGCCGACAAGATGGAGAAAATGAAACACCTCGGCTCCCACGGCTCTGAACAAGAAGCCCTGCGAAAAACCTACACACTACTACATGGAACACCCGATCAAGTCATCAAACAGGTTGAAGAGCTCCAAGAACGAGGCGTCGGCCTCATCATACTAAGAGACATGGACCCCGAAGCATCAAGCATAAAGGCCTTCGCCAAAGAAATCACCCCCTCCATCAAATAGGCCGACACACGATAAAGGCTCCCGCATAAACGTAAACGAGGACGGATAAGCTCAGCACAACTGAAGGAAACAAACCACCTATCCGGACCATCTCTGACACATCACGGCGGTAATAAATTACCGTCACCCCACGTAAACCGCCTTCAACCCTTCTCTCAAGGCGACATCATATAGCTTCTTGTCAGCAACCACTATTTGGTCCGCGGATACATATTTCGCCGACGTTATCTGTAGCGCATCAGCTTGGTAGATATGATGTTTCTCAATTAGCTGCCATGAGTTTATCAGTATGGAGACTCTTAGATGAATTATGGTTAGGGTGCCGAACCTCGTCTGCCTGTTTAGCTCGTTCAAAAATCTTCTTCTAGCTGCGACATGGTCTCCTCCATTTATCCTACCAACTGCATAGGCTTTATCAAGAACCCCCAACATCTCGCCCACATTCCATATACTTGATGCAAGCTTTATCTCGCCGGTGTAAGCTTTTCTATACAGGGACCTAACAAATTCGCTACCAGGATCATCCACGTATCGCTTGACGATGGCGCTAGTGTCCAGATAAACTATTTCTTTCATCTCTCATCTCTCTGACGAGAGAGCTTACTAGGCCTGTGATCGGCTTCACAGGCTCGAAATCAAGCT
The sequence above is drawn from the Candidatus Caldarchaeum subterraneum genome and encodes:
- a CDS encoding DNA polymerase I; amino-acid sequence: MLVCVDGFLLDVWCRDDGVVAWVRRRSGVVRVVVGWWPRLYFAGPLDVLAEVERVLGERYVVRRVVKKVLGAGVVEALEAETPPSEKRFLADFVEERWGCRGIRVYNVDLPPAQEFLYSHGLATTAAVEEKDGRLYAAEDLGNLFYDISFLHVAYLEATVASSTPFPRFIHPLKNVKVVCGGEEIVLDGDEEKVLMELVHVLDEFDVDVVVTYGGDSFLMPYLRYRARVNNVELRLGREEDPRGRSRGFSYMSYGRVYHSYSGYRLRGRLHIDADNSMLYRETGLHGVVEVARVAKLPVQDAARYTIGRCMTSLQYHQAFLNDVLIPVECGRPTCMTGKELLRADRGGWILDHQPGVYWNVGELDFHSLYPMLMLKHNISGETVNCRCCSGDDIPELGYHVCGKWRGIVPRAIEEPLRRRLEYKRLYQEGGDKVYKARADALKWILVTSFGYLGYRKAKFGSREAHMAVCALARDTLLRSVKLAEEHGFKVLHGIVDCLWIWRRDASEEDYRAFGEALEKRLGLPVGYEGTFKWIAFLDSRTSPGRPVNNRYFGAYVDGRIKCRGVEARRRDTPPLVRRMQQELLTKLAEVCSPRDVPQKLEECHEIFKRYLRMVYLGSVGVEELAVTRSVSGPVESYGRRIKHVEAAKMLKQMGASVSPGQSVSYVVKHGAGVPLQLIRGRDYDEEYYVEFLRRGYETVVSPFSTLFQRSWEAP
- a CDS encoding PilT protein domain protein, translating into MKEIVYLDTSAIVKRYVDDPGSEFVRSLYRKAYTGEIKLASSIWNVGEMLGVLDKAYAVGRINGGDHVAARRRFLNELNRQTRFGTLTIIHLRVSILINSWQLIEKHHIYQADALQITSAKYVSADQIVVADKKLYDVALREGLKAVYVG
- a CDS encoding small subunit ribosomal protein S2, whose translation is MTMSAEQEAEILEQLVKYNVHVGSRIKVKHMEPYIFRMRYDGVYLFEVKKILTRLNLAAKLISYYDPSEVLAVSTHVFGMKAVQKFAELTGGMAMAGKMMAGMLTNRTLKNYTEPSIVIISDPRYDAQALEEAAIARIPVIAMCSTDNTCSNVDLVIPMNNRSRTSLPYAFWYLARRVLEERGQLTPDFDALVKPEDFMALPSSAETE